A section of the Naumovozyma dairenensis CBS 421 chromosome 5, complete genome genome encodes:
- the YTM1 gene encoding Ytm1p (similar to Saccharomyces cerevisiae YTM1 (YOR272W); ancestral locus Anc_8.721): protein MSSEEAPDKSQLKIRFFTREKDESLHVQDTPMYVPITLKRYGLSEIVNHILESPTPIPFDFLVDGELLRTSLQEYLTKKGLSSENSLNLEYTRAVLPPSFLSSFNNEDWISSLDVSRDTDNKAIISGSYDGVVRTWNMDGKVQKQYSGHSGPIKAVKFISNTRLVSAGNDRTLRLWKTKNDQLNNSNATEQDDDEDVEDGKTLAILEGHKAPVVSLDVSIPTSRILSSSYDNAIGFWSTIYKEMTTVDPMEEIKNPDNKISTAAKKRRKLTLKDGTIRRRAPLALLESHTAPVEQTNFDINDNTVGYSVSQDHTIKTWDLVTARCVDTKITSYSLLSLVQMPTLNLLACGSSARHITLHDPRMDSSSSKITQQQLIGHKNFVVSLDTCPENEYMLCSGSHDGTVKVWDVRSSSPMYTITREDKSVKKGINDKVLAVRWAEKVGIISGGQDKKIQINKGDNIFKQ from the coding sequence ATGTCATCAGAAGAAGCTCCAGATAAATCCCAATTAAAAATTAGATTTTTCACTCGTGAAAAGGATGAATCCCTTCATGTCCAGGACACACCAATGTATGTCCCAATAACATTGAAAAGATATGGTCTATCAGAAATTGTTAATCACATCCTAGAATCCCCTACTCCAATTCCATTCGATTTCTTAGTAGATGGTGAATTATTACGTACCTCCTTACAGGAATATTTAACCAAGAAAGGGTTATCTTCTgaaaattctttgaatttagaATATACAAGAGCTGTATTACCACCATCATTTCTATCCAGTTTCAACAATGAAGATTGGATCAGTTCCCTTGATGTATCTAGAGATACCGATAACAAAGCAATAATTAGTGGGTCCTATGATGGGGTAGTTAGAACTTGGAATATGGATGGGAAAGtacaaaaacaatataGTGGTCACTCAGGTCCAATCAAAGCTGTCAAATTTATCTCAAATACGAGATTGGTCTCTGCAGGTAATGATAGAACGTTACGTTTATGGAAAACTAAAAATGATCAACTAAACAACAGTAACGCCACTgaacaagatgatgatgaagacgTGGAAGATGGGAAAACTTTGGCTATCTTAGAAGGTCATAAAGCTCCAGTAGTATCCCTTGATGTATCCATCCCAACTTCAAGAATTCTATCATCCTCCTACGATAATGCAATTGGGTTCTGGTCTACCATTTACAAAGAAATGACTACAGTGGATCCAATGGAAGAAATTAAGAATCCTGATAATAAGATCTCAACCGCAGCAAAGAAGAGGAGGAAGCTAACATTAAAAGATGGTACCATTAGAAGACGTGCACCATTAGCTTTATTAGAATCACATACGGCCCCTGTGGAACAAACAAATTTCgatataaatgataatactgTAGGTTACTCCGTATCACAAGATCATACCATAAAAACTTGGGATTTAGTCACAGCAAGATGTGTAGATACCAAAATTACTTCgtattctttattatctttgGTTCAAATGCCAACTTTGAATCTGTTAGCTTGTGGGTCTAGTGCAAGACATATCACGTTACATGATCCAAGAATggattcttcatcatcaaagaTTACTCAACAGCAATTGATCGGTCATAAGAATTTCGTAGTTTCGTTGGATACTTGTCctgaaaatgaatatatgtTATGTTCTGGGTCTCATGATGGGACTGTCAAGGTATGGGACGTTAGATCCAGTTCTCCAATGTATACCATCACAAGAGAAGATAAATCAGTGAAGAAAggtattaatgataaagtGTTGGCGGTTAGATGGGCTGAAAAAGTGGGGATTATTAGTGGGGGTCAAGATAAAaagattcaaataaataaaggtGACAATATTTTTAAGCAATag